The following is a genomic window from Acidobacteriota bacterium.
CGCATAGAAAACATTGTGGGGCGGATGGGGTGACGTCTCTTTTAGGATCAGGGCGTGAGCGGCCTTGTCTTTCTGCTCCCGGAGCCGGGGGATCCAGGCGGCATCGCCCCAGTCGCCCACGATCTTGAAGGCGTCGTCGCACCGGTCTTCCCAGCGGCACGCATGCCGGTAGATGGCCTCGATGGATTCCGCCGTGCAGCGCTTAAACAATACGTCTCTAGGAAACAGGGTCAGACCGATGATCGCTGAGCGCCTGGTGTTGCCCTCATCGTCTTGCAGCTTGAGCAGAAGAAGAGGGATGGCGTCTGGCTGCTTGGAATTTGCTAATGCAGTCGTAATCCAAAACCGAATCTTGGGATCAGGATCGTTGAGATACGGCTTGGTTATCACCAAATTGCTTCTCACGATTTTATAAAGCAATTCAGTTTGATATACATCCCCTGCCTTTTTCTTAGCAAGTATGCGGGCTAGTTCTTCTTCATCGTTTATTTGAGGTATGGATCCAAACACTTGGAGGTTAAAAAACAAGAAACCAATTAAACAGAATCTATAGAACCCTATATCGCACATGGGAATCTCCTATGGCTGAGGGATAAGACAAA
Proteins encoded in this region:
- a CDS encoding HEAT repeat domain-containing protein, with translation MCDIGFYRFCLIGFLFFNLQVFGSIPQINDEEELARILAKKKAGDVYQTELLYKIVRSNLVITKPYLNDPDPKIRFWITTALANSKQPDAIPLLLLKLQDDEGNTRRSAIIGLTLFPRDVLFKRCTAESIEAIYRHACRWEDRCDDAFKIVGDWGDAAWIPRLREQKDKAAHALILKETSPHPPHNVFYAPAIVQACWMAMVKLGDAEATDQLRLMAFTPEILPRVFAIKCLEYLKREAWTDTLIPLLDDERDALNIAPRPGVFYHRICDLALIAMIRIYGIESEISFQVVDFGPVRYSREQIAEVLRIIRSKQSD